A DNA window from Allokutzneria albata contains the following coding sequences:
- a CDS encoding LysR family transcriptional regulator: protein MTQNLSKIDLNLLVPLNALLKERNVTRAAEWVSVGQPAMSASLARLRRLFNDPLLVKDGRQMVLTPLAESLVPRVTKLLADIGVVMSAAAQFDPATAERVFAVTASDYVTAVLLRPLLRELLDTAPGVRLSITSLHAGFVDHLRKAQCDLLIWPLSLPTGEEVFPHGRLFSDTFVAVVDGDNPDVGERLSADQLADAPYVMVGGPHRAITDGRFDESGVYRNVVANTETFSGAAHLVPGTRMVAVIQRRLADLLGPRLGLRTVELAVPMPELVESMYWHPKSSVDPGHRWLRETVQRVAARL, encoded by the coding sequence ATGACGCAGAACCTCAGCAAGATCGATCTGAATCTGCTCGTCCCGCTCAACGCGCTGCTCAAGGAGCGCAACGTGACCAGGGCCGCGGAGTGGGTCTCGGTCGGGCAGCCCGCGATGAGCGCCTCGCTGGCCCGGTTGCGCCGCCTGTTCAACGATCCGTTGCTGGTCAAGGACGGGCGGCAGATGGTGCTGACCCCGCTGGCCGAGTCACTGGTGCCGAGGGTGACGAAGCTGCTCGCCGACATCGGCGTGGTGATGAGCGCGGCGGCCCAGTTCGACCCGGCGACCGCCGAGCGGGTCTTCGCGGTGACGGCCAGCGACTACGTGACTGCGGTGCTGCTGCGGCCGCTGCTGCGCGAGCTGCTCGACACCGCGCCCGGGGTGCGGCTGTCGATCACCTCCTTGCACGCGGGGTTCGTCGACCACCTCCGCAAAGCGCAGTGCGACCTGCTGATCTGGCCGCTGAGCCTGCCCACCGGTGAAGAGGTCTTCCCGCACGGCAGGCTGTTCAGCGACACGTTCGTGGCCGTGGTGGACGGGGACAACCCCGACGTCGGCGAGCGGCTGAGCGCCGACCAGCTCGCCGACGCGCCGTACGTGATGGTGGGCGGGCCGCACCGGGCCATCACGGACGGCAGGTTCGACGAGTCCGGCGTGTACCGCAACGTGGTCGCCAACACCGAGACCTTCTCCGGCGCCGCGCACCTGGTACCGGGGACGCGGATGGTCGCGGTGATCCAGCGGCGCCTGGCCGACCTGCTCGGACCCCGGCTCGGGCTGCGCACGGTGGAGCTGGCGGTGCCCATGCCCGAGCTGGTGGAGTCGATGTACTGGCACCCGAAGAGCTCCGTCGACCCCGGCCACCGCTGGCTGCGCGAGACCGTCCAGCGCGTCGCCGCCCGGCTGTGA
- a CDS encoding helix-turn-helix domain-containing protein produces MNSDVSDNAISPEIFCPLQSHPARRGLDLPTGRIAWQALINRLPQLSTRELEVLLLLGIGASNRRIATRLGVTERTVKAHVAQILTKLGVESRLQAGLVSVVFQLTSQKERELLVAPPRSGIEPKVN; encoded by the coding sequence GTGAACAGCGATGTATCCGACAACGCGATCTCGCCAGAAATTTTCTGTCCTCTCCAGTCTCATCCGGCACGCCGCGGGCTCGACCTGCCCACCGGGAGGATCGCCTGGCAGGCCCTGATCAACCGGCTGCCCCAGCTCTCCACGCGCGAACTGGAAGTCTTGCTGCTGCTGGGGATCGGTGCGTCCAATCGGAGAATCGCGACCAGGCTGGGCGTGACGGAACGGACGGTCAAGGCGCATGTCGCCCAGATCCTGACCAAGCTCGGCGTGGAGTCCAGGTTACAGGCCGGACTCGTTTCCGTGGTTTTTCAGTTGACCAGCCAGAAGGAAAGAGAACTTCTGGTAGCGCCGCCGAGATCCGGCATTGAACCAAAGGTCAATTGA
- the car gene encoding carboxylic acid reductase, whose amino-acid sequence MTTATGPRPDITAAITRPGVRVQEILRTVLDGYSDRPALGERETVLRTDPVTGRRTRELLPGFRTISYGELRARIEAVAADLRLQSGDVVGLLGFTSLDHTTVDLACVHLGAVCVPLQSSASAAQLKPVIAEIEPRLLATSLQLLDTAVEVALSSTSVQWIVVFDYHEDDDDEREIFLAAQERFAVESLTDVLERGAALPAPPAHVPRPDEDPLSLLVYTSGSTGTPKGAMYTERLLRRLWLGYLPPIPDLSVIRVHYMPMSHLTGRAAVIETLVAGGIGYFTARSDLSTLFEDIALARPTELFLIPRLSDMLFQRYQRELDRGVPEAEAMAVIREAVLGGRVERSATGSAPLSAELAAFVQNCLGVRLHDGYGSTETGRVFVDGKVTRPPVIDYKVVDVPELGYFRTDAPHPRGELLVRTEAMISGYYKRPDLNAEVFDEDGFYRTGDIVAEPGPDQLVYLDRRKNVLKLSQGEFVAVSRVEAALGASPLVRQIFVYGNSERAYLLAVVVPTGAHRKERISESFHHIAREAGLSSYEIPREFIVETEPFSTANGLLSDLNKPLRPALRERYGPRLEQLYVELAEREADELRALRAAGADQPVLPAIRSAARALLGSADADARFTDLGGDSLSALSMANLLRDIFDVDVPVSLIISPATTLRGLADHIERAPRAARGPKTSVRAADLTLDKFVRPTPNTIGTVLLTGANGYLGRFVCLEWLQRLAATGGKLICLVRGGSTRLEEAFGDSALLRRFRELSGHVEVVSGDLSEPDLGLPRRTWDRLAETVDLIVHPAALVNHVLPYEELFGPNVVGVAELIKLAITKRRKGFTFLSSIAVAEGEDTDVRRASPVRALDGSYANGYATSKWAGEVLLREAHERYRLPVVVLRSDMILAHSTCTGQLNVPDMFTRLLFSLIATGIAPRSFYRSDAEHYDGLPVDFVARVVADLGAPSEGYRTFNVVNPHEDGISLDTFVDWLIEAGHRIHRIDDHAEWSRRFEMALRALPEKQRKHSMLPLLHAVAAPVEPGPLVPSERFQAAVGEIPQVSRELIVKYADDLRSLGLL is encoded by the coding sequence ATGACGACCGCGACCGGGCCGCGCCCGGACATCACCGCTGCGATCACCCGGCCCGGCGTGCGCGTGCAGGAGATCCTGCGCACCGTCCTGGACGGCTACTCGGACCGCCCTGCCCTGGGCGAGCGCGAGACGGTACTGCGCACGGACCCCGTCACTGGGCGCAGGACCCGGGAACTGCTCCCGGGTTTCCGCACGATCAGCTACGGCGAACTGCGCGCCCGGATCGAGGCCGTTGCCGCTGATCTGCGCTTGCAGTCAGGCGACGTGGTCGGGCTGCTCGGCTTCACGAGCCTCGACCACACCACGGTGGACCTCGCCTGCGTGCACCTCGGCGCGGTGTGCGTTCCGTTGCAGAGCAGCGCTTCCGCGGCTCAGCTCAAGCCGGTCATCGCCGAGATCGAGCCCCGCCTTCTGGCCACGAGCCTGCAGCTGTTGGACACCGCGGTCGAAGTCGCGTTGAGCAGCACGTCAGTGCAGTGGATCGTCGTCTTCGACTACCACGAGGACGACGACGACGAGCGCGAGATCTTCCTTGCCGCACAAGAACGATTCGCGGTCGAGTCACTCACGGACGTCCTTGAGCGCGGCGCCGCTCTGCCCGCACCACCCGCGCACGTGCCGCGGCCCGACGAGGACCCGCTGAGCCTGCTCGTCTACACCTCCGGCAGCACCGGAACCCCCAAGGGGGCCATGTACACCGAACGCCTGCTGCGTCGGCTGTGGCTCGGCTATCTGCCACCGATCCCCGACCTGTCGGTGATCCGCGTGCACTACATGCCGATGAGCCACCTCACCGGCCGCGCGGCCGTGATCGAAACACTTGTCGCAGGGGGGATCGGGTACTTCACCGCGCGCAGCGACCTGTCAACGCTGTTCGAGGACATCGCGCTCGCCCGGCCCACCGAGCTGTTCCTGATCCCACGTCTGTCCGACATGCTTTTCCAGCGCTACCAACGTGAACTGGATCGCGGCGTGCCCGAGGCCGAGGCCATGGCGGTGATCCGGGAAGCGGTGCTCGGCGGGCGCGTGGAGCGTTCCGCAACTGGTTCCGCGCCGCTGTCGGCCGAACTGGCCGCGTTCGTGCAGAACTGCCTCGGCGTGCGCCTGCACGACGGCTACGGCTCCACCGAGACGGGGCGCGTTTTCGTGGACGGCAAGGTGACCCGGCCGCCGGTGATCGACTACAAAGTGGTCGACGTGCCGGAGCTGGGCTACTTCCGCACCGACGCACCGCACCCGCGCGGCGAGTTGCTGGTCAGGACCGAGGCCATGATCTCCGGCTACTACAAGCGTCCCGACCTCAACGCGGAGGTCTTCGACGAGGACGGGTTCTACCGCACCGGCGACATCGTGGCCGAGCCCGGGCCGGACCAGCTCGTCTACCTGGACCGCCGCAAGAACGTGCTGAAGCTGTCGCAGGGCGAGTTCGTCGCCGTGTCCCGGGTGGAGGCTGCCCTCGGCGCCAGTCCTCTGGTGCGCCAGATCTTCGTCTACGGCAACAGTGAACGCGCCTACCTGCTCGCGGTCGTCGTCCCCACCGGCGCCCACCGGAAGGAGAGGATCAGCGAGTCCTTCCACCACATCGCACGGGAAGCAGGCCTGAGCTCCTACGAGATCCCGCGCGAGTTCATCGTGGAGACCGAACCGTTCAGCACCGCCAACGGATTGCTCTCCGACCTCAACAAGCCGCTGCGCCCCGCGCTCCGCGAACGCTACGGCCCACGGCTGGAACAGCTCTACGTCGAGCTGGCCGAGCGCGAAGCCGACGAACTGCGCGCACTGCGGGCCGCCGGAGCTGATCAACCCGTGCTGCCCGCCATCCGCTCCGCCGCCCGAGCGCTGCTGGGCTCCGCCGACGCGGATGCCCGGTTCACCGACCTCGGCGGCGACTCGTTGTCCGCGCTGTCCATGGCGAACCTGCTCCGCGACATCTTCGACGTCGACGTGCCGGTGAGCCTGATCATCAGCCCCGCCACCACCCTTCGCGGGTTGGCCGACCACATCGAGCGCGCGCCGCGAGCTGCGCGCGGACCGAAGACGTCGGTGCGCGCCGCCGACCTCACCCTGGACAAGTTCGTCCGGCCGACGCCGAACACGATCGGAACCGTTCTGCTCACCGGCGCCAACGGTTACCTCGGTCGATTCGTGTGCCTGGAATGGCTGCAACGGCTGGCCGCCACAGGCGGCAAGCTGATCTGCCTCGTGCGCGGCGGTTCCACGCGGTTGGAGGAAGCGTTCGGCGATTCCGCTCTGCTGCGGCGGTTCCGCGAGCTGTCCGGGCACGTGGAGGTCGTCTCGGGAGATCTCAGCGAGCCGGATCTCGGCCTGCCGCGGCGCACCTGGGACCGTCTCGCCGAAACCGTCGACCTGATCGTGCACCCCGCCGCGCTGGTCAACCACGTGCTCCCGTACGAGGAGCTGTTCGGCCCCAACGTGGTCGGTGTCGCCGAACTCATCAAGCTGGCGATCACGAAGCGGCGCAAGGGCTTCACGTTCCTGTCCTCGATCGCGGTCGCGGAGGGCGAGGACACCGACGTCCGCCGCGCGAGCCCGGTCCGCGCGCTGGACGGCAGCTACGCCAACGGATACGCGACGTCCAAGTGGGCGGGCGAGGTGCTGCTGCGCGAGGCGCACGAGCGCTACAGGCTGCCCGTCGTGGTGCTCCGCTCGGACATGATCCTGGCGCACAGCACGTGCACCGGGCAGCTGAACGTGCCGGACATGTTCACCCGCTTGCTGTTCAGCCTCATCGCGACGGGCATCGCCCCGCGGTCGTTCTACCGGTCGGACGCCGAGCACTACGACGGCCTGCCGGTCGATTTCGTCGCCCGGGTCGTCGCGGACCTCGGTGCGCCGAGCGAGGGCTACCGCACCTTCAACGTGGTCAACCCGCACGAGGACGGCATCTCCCTGGACACCTTCGTCGACTGGCTCATCGAAGCGGGCCACCGCATCCACCGGATCGACGACCACGCGGAATGGTCGCGCCGCTTCGAGATGGCGCTCCGCGCCTTGCCGGAGAAGCAGCGCAAGCACTCGATGCTGCCCCTGCTGCACGCCGTCGCCGCACCCGTCGAGCCAGGACCGCTCGTTCCCAGTGAACGGTTCCAGGCCGCTGTCGGGGAGATCCCGCAGGTGTCCCGCGAACTCATCGTCAAGTACGCCGACGACCTGCGGTCACTGGGCCTACTGTGA
- a CDS encoding 3-deoxy-7-phosphoheptulonate synthase, with amino-acid sequence MTTTGLDEVIDGRVERIVPLMSPMRLLDELPLPPAQAGSVVDGRRQVAGVLAGTDRRLLVVVGPCSVHDPAAALVYADRLRAQAERFAEDLLVVMRVYFEKPRSTTGWKGLINDPALDGTGDMTTGLRTARALLLEITGRGLPAGVEFLEPLTARYLADTVSWGAIGARTVESQVHRQLASGLSMPVGMKNCPDGRVGPAVDAITTAAAPHVMPGIDDSGAPAILHTTGNPDCHLVLRGGGGRPNHGPAEVSAALAALRAAGRRGRLLIDCSHGNSGKDHLRQPLVAEEVAAQVEAGQRGIAGVMLESFLVPGRQDPLPRRPLTFGQSVTDACMGWDTTVDVLSRLALASLKTRAKRTGWDG; translated from the coding sequence GTGACGACAACCGGCCTCGACGAGGTCATCGACGGGCGCGTGGAAAGAATCGTGCCACTGATGAGCCCGATGCGGCTCCTCGACGAGCTCCCGCTGCCCCCGGCCCAGGCGGGGTCCGTTGTGGACGGACGGCGCCAGGTGGCCGGCGTGCTCGCCGGGACGGACCGCAGGCTGCTGGTCGTCGTCGGCCCCTGCTCGGTGCACGACCCCGCCGCCGCCCTGGTCTACGCCGACCGGTTGCGCGCGCAGGCCGAGCGCTTCGCCGAGGACCTGCTGGTCGTCATGCGGGTCTACTTCGAGAAACCGCGGTCCACCACCGGCTGGAAGGGCTTGATCAACGACCCGGCGTTGGACGGGACCGGCGACATGACGACCGGGCTGCGCACGGCCCGCGCGCTGCTGCTGGAGATCACCGGCCGTGGCCTGCCCGCGGGCGTGGAGTTCCTGGAGCCGCTGACCGCGCGCTACCTGGCGGACACGGTGTCCTGGGGTGCGATCGGCGCCCGCACGGTCGAGAGCCAGGTGCACCGGCAGCTCGCTTCGGGACTGTCCATGCCGGTCGGGATGAAGAACTGCCCGGACGGGCGCGTCGGCCCGGCGGTCGACGCGATCACCACCGCCGCCGCACCGCACGTGATGCCCGGCATCGACGACTCCGGAGCTCCCGCGATCCTGCACACCACGGGGAACCCGGACTGCCACCTGGTGCTGCGCGGCGGAGGCGGGCGGCCGAACCACGGCCCGGCCGAGGTGTCGGCGGCGCTGGCCGCACTGCGCGCGGCGGGCAGGCGAGGACGGCTGCTGATCGACTGCTCGCACGGCAACAGCGGCAAGGACCACCTGCGCCAGCCCCTGGTGGCGGAGGAGGTCGCGGCCCAGGTGGAGGCGGGGCAGCGCGGTATCGCGGGCGTGATGCTGGAGAGCTTCCTGGTGCCGGGCAGGCAGGACCCGCTCCCCCGGCGCCCGTTGACCTTCGGCCAGTCCGTCACCGACGCCTGCATGGGCTGGGACACCACGGTCGACGTGCTCAGCAGGCTGGCACTGGCCTCACTCAAGACTCGCGCCAAGCGCACAGGTTGGGACGGCTGA
- a CDS encoding type II toxin-antitoxin system RatA family toxin yields MRHVEIHAFIRDTDADSVFDTLADFRSYIDLVDVVRSVEQHRPEESSGHSSWVVEFRNGLLRWTERDWFRRAELRLDFDQIEGDFEEFSGGWVLEPAPEGVRTALIADFDFGVPSLASIVEPVAERVLTDVTQLILLGLFGDRVEFPDGTTAPAHPAAVSAGGRVRHTAATAGGRP; encoded by the coding sequence GTGCGTCACGTAGAGATCCACGCGTTCATCCGGGACACCGACGCCGATTCGGTCTTCGACACCCTCGCCGACTTCCGGAGCTACATCGATCTGGTGGACGTGGTGCGCTCGGTCGAGCAGCACCGGCCCGAGGAGTCCTCGGGCCACAGCAGCTGGGTGGTCGAGTTCCGCAACGGCCTGCTGCGCTGGACCGAGCGGGACTGGTTCCGCCGCGCGGAGCTGCGGCTGGACTTCGACCAGATCGAGGGGGACTTCGAGGAGTTCTCCGGCGGCTGGGTGCTCGAACCCGCGCCCGAGGGGGTCAGGACGGCGTTGATCGCCGACTTCGACTTCGGGGTGCCCTCACTGGCCAGCATCGTCGAGCCGGTCGCCGAACGGGTACTGACCGACGTCACCCAGCTGATCCTGCTCGGCCTGTTCGGCGACCGCGTGGAGTTCCCGGACGGCACGACGGCTCCCGCCCACCCCGCCGCCGTCTCGGCAGGGGGCCGCGTCCGTCACACCGCCGCGACCGCAGGAGGAAGACCATGA
- a CDS encoding aldehyde dehydrogenase family protein — MSNLKLKRELERGFRDDGHALPAVAARCALTSDAHLQEVLVRAREAAPVWGTFPIETRLRLGERVHQEVLRRRAEFVEVLVAEGHPRRLAEWEIAGVLQGTSPEALALSHRQLHEECRIGPRTLTLVRKPDGVVVLSPPQNAAASNSILGVPALVAGNTLVVKAPRSSPYGVMFAWREIIAPILDELGAPPGTLGLVCGTPNKILTQWLESPLVDDIFFFGGSERGIQLGVDAVTRGKKPVLELAGNDGCVVWRDADLDSAAEALTESFFGSGQICMVPKYAVAHPDIADELLARLTGLVAKIRPGYPDDPDVLLSPVMRADEYFTHLNEATAAGATVVTGGHRMEIDGTVSETGPFISPTVLRVDGLADARELAVVREETFFPLLPVVVPAVDHDGLLDEVIAFLNANRYGLRNSLWTGDPDVIDAVATRVHNGGLLKVNDSHIGFVPRLSTHGGTGLTGGPFGELNYPLLRTSHLQGISVATGVQPRTAVFDSAASREVPR; from the coding sequence ATGTCGAACCTGAAGCTCAAGCGGGAGCTGGAACGGGGTTTCCGGGACGACGGGCACGCGCTGCCCGCAGTGGCCGCCCGCTGCGCGCTGACCAGCGACGCCCACCTCCAGGAGGTCCTGGTCCGGGCGCGGGAGGCGGCACCGGTGTGGGGCACCTTCCCGATCGAGACGCGGCTGCGGCTGGGCGAGCGCGTGCACCAGGAGGTGCTGCGGCGGCGTGCGGAGTTCGTGGAGGTGCTCGTCGCCGAGGGGCACCCCCGGCGGCTGGCCGAATGGGAGATCGCCGGCGTGCTCCAGGGCACCTCGCCGGAGGCCCTGGCCCTGTCGCACAGGCAGCTGCACGAGGAGTGCCGGATCGGCCCGCGCACGCTGACCCTGGTGCGCAAGCCGGACGGGGTCGTGGTGCTCAGCCCGCCGCAGAACGCGGCCGCGTCCAACTCGATCCTCGGCGTGCCCGCTCTGGTCGCGGGCAACACGCTGGTGGTGAAGGCGCCGCGCAGCTCCCCGTACGGCGTGATGTTCGCCTGGCGGGAGATCATCGCCCCGATCCTGGACGAGCTGGGCGCCCCGCCCGGCACGCTCGGCCTGGTCTGCGGGACGCCGAACAAGATTCTCACCCAGTGGCTGGAAAGCCCGTTGGTCGACGACATCTTCTTCTTCGGCGGCAGCGAACGCGGCATCCAGCTCGGCGTCGACGCGGTGACCCGCGGCAAGAAGCCGGTGCTGGAGCTGGCGGGCAACGACGGCTGCGTGGTGTGGCGGGACGCCGACCTCGACTCGGCAGCGGAGGCGCTCACCGAGAGCTTCTTCGGCTCCGGCCAGATCTGCATGGTGCCCAAGTACGCCGTCGCGCACCCGGACATCGCCGACGAGCTGCTGGCCCGGCTGACCGGCCTGGTGGCCAAGATCCGGCCGGGTTACCCGGACGACCCGGACGTGCTGCTGTCGCCGGTGATGCGGGCAGATGAGTACTTCACCCACCTCAACGAGGCCACCGCCGCGGGCGCCACCGTCGTCACCGGCGGACACCGCATGGAGATCGACGGCACCGTGTCGGAGACCGGGCCGTTCATCTCCCCGACCGTTCTGCGCGTGGACGGGCTCGCCGACGCCCGCGAGCTGGCGGTCGTGCGCGAGGAGACGTTCTTCCCGCTGCTGCCGGTCGTGGTGCCCGCGGTCGACCACGACGGCCTGCTCGACGAGGTCATCGCCTTCCTCAACGCCAACAGGTACGGGCTGCGCAACTCGCTGTGGACGGGCGATCCGGACGTCATCGACGCCGTGGCCACCCGGGTGCACAACGGCGGGCTGCTCAAGGTCAACGACTCGCACATCGGCTTCGTGCCCCGCCTGTCCACGCACGGCGGCACCGGCCTGACCGGCGGCCCCTTCGGCGAGCTGAACTACCCGCTGCTGCGCACCTCCCACCTCCAGGGCATCAGCGTCGCCACGGGCGTGCAGCCCCGGACCGCGGTGTTCGACTCGGCGGCCTCCCGCGAGGTGCCCCGATGA
- a CDS encoding aspartate aminotransferase family protein produces MSTTLAESGSGPDYPAVLDLYRRHLSRGRATISEVFGTQLEVAARGAWIETSDGGRYLNAGGYGVFIHGARHPHVEAAVIRQIQANPLASRVLLDPEAARAARAVARVSPDGLEHVHFACSGTEATEAALKLARTLGRNRLVSTVGGYHGKTFGSLSVTGNTLYQDPFRPLLPDAGYVPFGDAEALSAQLRTGPPACVVLEPIQGEGGVRIPPEGYLRDVRALCDEHGALLVLDEIQTGLGRLGLWWGADREGVTPDIMLVGKGLSGGIVPVSAMVATPEVFRAFNRDPFIHTSTFSGAPIAMAAARAAVEAIEQDGLVGKAAAIGDTLLTRMREIVGNRCPHLVTEVRGAGLLIGVELAGPGLAGALIAELVEKHLIVNYSLNASSVLRFTPPAVMSESDIDFLLSVFDDACAALSARHPTVDTVGAS; encoded by the coding sequence ATGTCAACCACCCTCGCCGAGAGCGGTTCGGGCCCGGACTACCCCGCGGTGCTGGACCTCTACCGCAGACACCTCTCCCGCGGCCGGGCCACGATCTCGGAGGTCTTCGGCACGCAGCTGGAGGTCGCCGCGCGGGGCGCGTGGATCGAGACCTCCGACGGCGGTCGCTACCTCAACGCGGGCGGCTACGGCGTGTTCATCCACGGCGCCCGGCATCCGCACGTGGAGGCCGCGGTCATCCGCCAGATCCAGGCCAACCCGCTCGCCTCCCGCGTCCTGCTCGACCCGGAGGCGGCGCGCGCGGCCCGCGCGGTGGCCCGGGTGAGCCCGGACGGGCTGGAGCACGTGCACTTCGCCTGTTCCGGCACCGAGGCCACCGAAGCCGCGCTCAAGCTCGCCCGCACCCTGGGCCGCAATCGGCTCGTCTCCACCGTCGGCGGGTACCACGGCAAGACCTTCGGATCGCTGTCGGTCACCGGCAACACCCTCTACCAGGACCCGTTCCGCCCGCTGCTGCCCGATGCCGGCTACGTGCCGTTCGGGGACGCCGAGGCCCTCTCCGCCCAGCTGCGCACCGGACCACCGGCGTGCGTCGTCCTGGAGCCGATCCAGGGCGAGGGCGGGGTGCGCATCCCTCCCGAGGGCTACCTGCGCGACGTCCGCGCGCTCTGCGACGAGCACGGCGCGCTGCTGGTGCTGGACGAGATCCAGACCGGGCTCGGCAGGCTGGGCCTCTGGTGGGGTGCGGACCGCGAGGGCGTGACCCCGGACATCATGCTGGTGGGCAAGGGACTCTCCGGCGGGATCGTGCCGGTGTCGGCCATGGTCGCCACCCCGGAGGTCTTCCGCGCCTTCAACCGGGACCCGTTCATCCACACCTCCACCTTCTCCGGAGCGCCCATCGCCATGGCCGCCGCGCGGGCAGCGGTGGAGGCCATCGAGCAGGACGGGCTGGTGGGCAAGGCGGCGGCGATCGGCGACACCCTCCTCACCCGGATGCGGGAGATCGTCGGGAACCGGTGTCCCCACCTGGTCACCGAGGTCCGCGGCGCGGGCCTGCTGATCGGCGTCGAGCTGGCGGGACCGGGGCTGGCGGGCGCGCTGATCGCCGAACTGGTCGAGAAGCACCTGATCGTCAACTACTCGCTCAACGCCAGCTCGGTGCTCCGGTTCACCCCGCCCGCGGTGATGAGCGAGAGCGACATCGACTTCCTGCTGTCGGTGTTCGACGACGCGTGCGCCGCGCTCTCGGCACGCCATCCGACCGTCGATACCGTAGGAGCCAGCTGA
- a CDS encoding acyl-CoA dehydrogenase family protein translates to MRLLAQEREVCERYLPGLDATLGAIPLMELESQGNPGIELYRGAGGPGLVIPAVHGGGGAGAVDAVRITRALATRSPSLAIATTMHQFSVASLVALASSSAGFEWMLLDGVARDRLLMASGFAEGRTAQGVLTPTMKAVWDGTNWRVSGRKQPCSLSRSMDLLTASVALHDPDGSTRTAIALIPAASEGITIEPFWGSWALGGAESDTVILSDVVVHPDLIVELRTGLDGELDDLQTLGFVWFELLVTACYLGIAANLAERVLTEERGTPHERLALGTAVAGAALTLDGAARDLDDGGGGNDGLARALITRFTVADTIRATVAGAVELLGGMNFVRSPEIAYLAAAAHAIGFHPPSRHSSADALLGWFRGRPLVLD, encoded by the coding sequence ATGAGACTGCTCGCCCAGGAACGCGAGGTCTGCGAACGCTACCTGCCCGGGCTGGACGCCACGCTCGGCGCGATACCGCTGATGGAACTGGAGAGCCAGGGCAACCCCGGTATCGAGCTCTACCGCGGAGCGGGCGGGCCCGGGCTGGTCATCCCGGCCGTCCACGGTGGCGGTGGGGCGGGCGCGGTCGACGCGGTCCGCATCACCAGGGCGCTGGCCACGCGCTCGCCCTCGCTCGCGATCGCCACCACGATGCACCAGTTCTCCGTGGCCAGTCTGGTCGCGCTGGCCTCCTCCAGCGCCGGGTTCGAGTGGATGCTGCTGGACGGGGTCGCCAGGGACCGGCTGCTGATGGCCTCCGGTTTCGCCGAGGGCCGCACCGCGCAGGGCGTCCTGACCCCGACCATGAAGGCCGTGTGGGACGGCACGAACTGGCGGGTCAGCGGGCGCAAGCAGCCGTGCAGCCTGTCGCGGTCGATGGACCTGCTCACCGCGAGCGTGGCCCTGCACGACCCCGACGGCAGCACGCGCACCGCGATCGCGCTGATCCCCGCGGCCTCGGAGGGCATCACCATCGAGCCGTTCTGGGGGTCCTGGGCGCTGGGCGGGGCCGAGTCCGACACCGTGATCCTCAGCGATGTCGTGGTGCATCCCGACCTCATCGTCGAGCTGCGGACCGGCCTGGACGGTGAGCTGGACGACCTGCAGACGCTCGGCTTCGTCTGGTTCGAGCTCCTGGTGACCGCCTGCTACCTCGGTATCGCGGCGAACCTGGCCGAGCGGGTGCTCACCGAGGAACGCGGCACCCCGCACGAACGGCTCGCGCTGGGCACGGCGGTGGCCGGGGCGGCCCTCACGCTCGACGGCGCCGCCCGCGACCTGGATGACGGAGGGGGCGGCAACGACGGCCTGGCCCGCGCCCTGATCACCCGGTTCACCGTCGCCGACACCATCCGCGCCACCGTGGCCGGTGCGGTGGAGTTGCTGGGCGGCATGAACTTCGTGCGCTCGCCGGAGATCGCCTACCTTGCCGCCGCCGCGCACGCGATCGGCTTCCACCCGCCTTCCCGGCACAGCTCCGCCGACGCCCTGCTCGGGTGGTTCCGCGGGCGCCCGCTCGTCCTCGACTGA